Proteins encoded in a region of the Ziziphus jujuba cultivar Dongzao chromosome 3, ASM3175591v1 genome:
- the LOC107423403 gene encoding calmodulin-7 has product MADQLTDDQISEFKEAFSLFDKDGDGCITTKELGTVMRSLGQNPTEAELQDMINEVDADGNGTIDFPEFLNLMARKMKDTDSEEELKEAFRVFDKDQNGFISAAELRHVMTNLGEKLTDEEVDEMIREADVDGDGQINYEEFVKVMMAK; this is encoded by the exons ATGGCCGATCAACTCACCGATGACCAGATCTCCGAGTTCAAGGAAGCTTTCAGTCTCTTCGACAAAGATGGCGACG GTTGTATCACTACCAAGGAGCTTGGGACTGTGATGAGGTCCCTAGGGCAGAACCCAACTGAGGCAGAGCTCCAGGACATGATTAATGAGGTTGATGCTGATGGTAATGGAACCATCGACTTCCCTGAGTTCCTAAACCTCATGGCTAGAAAGATGAAGGATACTGATTCTGAGGAGGAGCTGAAAGAGGCATTCCGAGTTTTTGACAAAGATCAGAATGGGTTCATTTCGGCGGCTGAGCTGCGCCATGTGATGACAAACCTCGGTGAGAAGCTAACCGATGAAGAGGTGGATGAGATGATTCGTGAAGCGGATGTGGACGGTGATGGCCAGATAAATTATGAGGAGTTTGTCAAGGTGATGATGGCCAAGTGA
- the LOC107423398 gene encoding uncharacterized protein LOC107423398: protein MKRQESLPTSSSHREIPKENMKNLHAKSIGCMAGIIHFVSGNRGRRKFLTFGKKQEKINEVASPKNPNSSPEVKEEGKREGKNSAATHLRRLSSSDVPRSPTLPAEIRRSNSVNSSENFRTPPALVARLMGLEEAPMSKSQSPAAIRTESAAEKRLKLLGALEKCDKDLKALKKIIDAVRSAERLRSSAITFKSPEGEESRKKCSGGMWSESNNTEQPSPVSVLDELSGSRGTPPLRNSHSKPPLYYNNGGGLLQHHNQRQHQIIRKKPGEEEEFINPSIIFDRITSETAAQTWKNIKAAANVHEHDHDENGITRAAASPPWSSKAMRDSVEEVCRDVAWGERREIGRIGLGLHDHICRDLIEEIVIDMTPPPYHQHHHLNDHQHMSSYHDSQRLLPFEACKRRLCF, encoded by the exons ATGAAGAGACAGGAAAGTCTGCCAACGTCATCTTCTCACCGTGAGATTCCCAAGGAGAATATGAAGAATCTCCATGCTAAGTCCATCGGCTGCATGGCCGGCATCATCCACTTCGTCTCCGGCAACCGCGGCCGCCGGAAATTCCTCACCTTCG GTAAAAAGCAAGAAAAGATCAATGAGGTTGCTTCTCCCAAGAAcccaaattcctcaccggaagttaaagaagaaggcaaaagagaaggaaaaaactCCGCCGCCACACATCTCCGGCGACTCTCCTCCTCCGACGTCCCGAGGAGTCCGACTCTTCCCGCGGAGATTCGCCGGTCGAATTCGGTGAACTCGTCGGAGAATTTCCGGACTCCGCCAGCGCTTGTGGCTCGGCTTATGGGATTGGAAGAGGCTCCGATGTCGAAATCACAATCGCCGGCGGCGATAAGGACGGAGTCAGCGGCGGAGAAGAGATTGAAGCTGCTTGGAGCATTGGAGAAATGCGATAAAGACTTGAAGGCGCTGAAGAAGATCATCGACGCAGTTCGGTCGGCCGAGAGACTCCGATCGTCGGCGATAACGTTTAAAAGCCCCGAAGGCGAAGAAAGCCGGAAAAAATGCTCCGGCGGAATGTGGTCGGAGTCTAATAATACGGAGCAGCCAAGTCCGGTATCGGTGCTGGATGAGTTGAGTGGCAGTAGAGGTACTCCTCCTTTAAGGAACTCCCACTCCAAACCACCActttattataataatg GAGGAGGATTACTGCAACATCATAATCAGAGGCAGCACCAAATCATAAGGAAGAAGCCAGGAGAAGAGGAGGAATTCATAAATCCAAGTATAATATTTGATAGAATAACAAGTGAAACAGCAGCTCAAACTTGGAAGAATATAAAGGCAGCAGCTAATGTTCATgaacatgatcatgatgagaatggCATAACAAGAGCAGCAGCATCACCACCATGGAGTAGCAAAGCGATGAGAGACAGTGTAGAGGAAGTGTGCAGAGACGTTGCATGGGGTGAGAGAAGAGAAATTGGAAGAATTGGGTTGGGTTTGCATGATCACATTTGCAGAGACTTGATTGAAGAGATTGTCATCGATATGACTCCTCCTCCTTatcatcaacatcatcatctaAATGATCATCAGCATATGTCTTCGTACCATGATTCCCAGCGTTTACTTCCCTTTGAGGCTTGTAAGAGAAGACTTTGTTTCTAG
- the LOC107423402 gene encoding LOW QUALITY PROTEIN: calmodulin-7 (The sequence of the model RefSeq protein was modified relative to this genomic sequence to represent the inferred CDS: inserted 1 base in 1 codon) has translation MADQLTDDQISEFKEAFSLFDKDGDGCITTKELGTVMRSLGQNPTEAELQDMINEVDADGNGTIDFPEFLNLMARKMKDTDSEEELKEAFRVFDKDQNGFISAAELRHVMTNLGEKLTDEEVDEMIREADVDGDGQINYEEFVKVMXGKMKTPSSP, from the exons ATGGCCGATCAACTCACCGACGACCAGATCTCCGAGTTCAAGGAAGCCTTTAGCCTTTTCGACAAAGATGGCGACG GTTGCATCACTACCAAGGAGCTTGGAACAGTGATGAGGTCACTGGGTCAGAACCCAACTGAGGCAGAGCTCCAGGACATGATTAACGAGGTTGATGCTGATGGTAATGGGACCATCGACTTCCCTGAGTTCCTAAATCTAATGGCCAGAAAGATGAAAGATACTGATTCTGAGGAGGAGCTGAAAGAGGCATTCCGAGTTTTTGACAAAGATCAGAATGGTTTCATCTCTGCTGCTGAGCTGCGTCATGTGATGACAAACCTTGGCGAGAAGCTTACCGATGAAGAGGTGGATGAGATGATTCGCGAAGCTGATGTTGATGGTGATGGCCAGATAAATTATGAGGAGTTTGTCAAGGTGA ATGGCAAAATGAAGACCCCATCTTCACCATAA
- the LOC107423393 gene encoding uncharacterized protein LOC107423393 isoform X2, with protein MTSRTLRRRLHHGDVDGKNHEHLEATDWDGLNEPLLGTESYDDRHSEGSTAGDLWDDERKKERLHWTLLFSQLIAQWAQWLANIVILPASLFGRLLTLPFAAQNGQSNRLLQPSLSPLQEERLRSLRQRIEVPFDGSRVEHQDALKQLWRLAYPDRELPSLKSELWKEMGWQGTDPSTDFRGGGFISLENLIFFAQKYPESFQRLLHKQDGSRADWEYPFAVAGINISFMLAQMLDLQSAKPTSFAGIRFLELLKEDEMAFDNLYCVAFQMMDAQWLAKRASYMEFNDVLKSTRTQLERELALEDVINVKDLPAYNLLRR; from the exons ATGACATCAAGAACTTTGAGGAGAAGGCTCCACCATGGGGATGTCGATGGCAAGAATCATGAACATTTAGAGGCAACAGATTGGGATGGACTGAATGAACCTCTACTTGGGACAGAAAGCTATGACGATAGGCATTCAGAG GGAAGCACAGCTGGAGATCTTTGGGATGATGAGCGGAAGAAGGAACGCCTCCATTGGACATTGCTGTTTTCTCAACTGATTGCACAATGGGCGCAATGGCTAG CAAATATTGTCATTCTACCTGCGTCACTTTTTGGGCGGCTTTTGACCCTTCCCTTTGCCGCACAGAATGGACAAAGCAATAGGTTGCTTCAACCTTCTCTTAGTCCATTACAG GAAGAAAGACTCAGAAGTTTGCGGCAAAGGATTGAAGTCCCCTTTGATGGTTCTCGTGTGGAGCATCAA GATGCACTTAAACAACTATGGAGATTGGCTTATCCTGACAGGGAGCTGCCATCTCTTAAATCAGAGCTTTGGAAGGAAATGGGCTGGCAAGGTACAGATCCATCAACAGATTTTAG GGGAGGGGGATTTATATCATTGGAGAATCTTATCTTTTTCGCCCAGAAGTATCCG GAATCATTTCAGAGACTGCTGCACAAGCAAGATGGGTCCAGGGCTGACTGGGAATATCCTTTTGCTGTAGCTGGcatcaatatttcttttatgttgGCTCAGATGTTGGACCTTCAATCAG CAAAGCCAACTTCTTTCGCAGGAATTCGTTTCCTGGAACTGCTCAAAGAAGATGAAATGGCATTTGATAACCTCTATTGTGTAGCTTTCCAAATGATGGACGCTCAATGGCTGGCAAAGCGTGCTTCGTATATGGAATTCAAT gATGTTTTGAAGTCCACGAGAACTCAGTTAGAGCGGGAGCTCGCGCTAGAAGATGTCATCAATGTGAAAGATTTACCAGCATACAACTTGTTAAGAAGATGA
- the LOC107423393 gene encoding uncharacterized protein LOC107423393 isoform X1 — protein MTSRTLRRRLHHGDVDGKNHEHLEATDWDGLNEPLLGTESYDDRHSEGSTAGDLWDDERKKERLHWTLLFSQLIAQWAQWLANIVILPASLFGRLLTLPFAAQNGQSNRLLQPSLSPLQEERLRSLRQRIEVPFDGSRVEHQDALKQLWRLAYPDRELPSLKSELWKEMGWQGTDPSTDFRGGGFISLENLIFFAQKYPESFQRLLHKQDGSRADWEYPFAVAGINISFMLAQMLDLQSVCIFLVAKPTSFAGIRFLELLKEDEMAFDNLYCVAFQMMDAQWLAKRASYMEFNDVLKSTRTQLERELALEDVINVKDLPAYNLLRR, from the exons ATGACATCAAGAACTTTGAGGAGAAGGCTCCACCATGGGGATGTCGATGGCAAGAATCATGAACATTTAGAGGCAACAGATTGGGATGGACTGAATGAACCTCTACTTGGGACAGAAAGCTATGACGATAGGCATTCAGAG GGAAGCACAGCTGGAGATCTTTGGGATGATGAGCGGAAGAAGGAACGCCTCCATTGGACATTGCTGTTTTCTCAACTGATTGCACAATGGGCGCAATGGCTAG CAAATATTGTCATTCTACCTGCGTCACTTTTTGGGCGGCTTTTGACCCTTCCCTTTGCCGCACAGAATGGACAAAGCAATAGGTTGCTTCAACCTTCTCTTAGTCCATTACAG GAAGAAAGACTCAGAAGTTTGCGGCAAAGGATTGAAGTCCCCTTTGATGGTTCTCGTGTGGAGCATCAA GATGCACTTAAACAACTATGGAGATTGGCTTATCCTGACAGGGAGCTGCCATCTCTTAAATCAGAGCTTTGGAAGGAAATGGGCTGGCAAGGTACAGATCCATCAACAGATTTTAG GGGAGGGGGATTTATATCATTGGAGAATCTTATCTTTTTCGCCCAGAAGTATCCG GAATCATTTCAGAGACTGCTGCACAAGCAAGATGGGTCCAGGGCTGACTGGGAATATCCTTTTGCTGTAGCTGGcatcaatatttcttttatgttgGCTCAGATGTTGGACCTTCAATCAG TTTGTATTTTTCTTGTAGCAAAGCCAACTTCTTTCGCAGGAATTCGTTTCCTGGAACTGCTCAAAGAAGATGAAATGGCATTTGATAACCTCTATTGTGTAGCTTTCCAAATGATGGACGCTCAATGGCTGGCAAAGCGTGCTTCGTATATGGAATTCAAT gATGTTTTGAAGTCCACGAGAACTCAGTTAGAGCGGGAGCTCGCGCTAGAAGATGTCATCAATGTGAAAGATTTACCAGCATACAACTTGTTAAGAAGATGA
- the LOC132799064 gene encoding calmodulin-7: protein MADQLTDDQISEFKEAFSLFDKDGDGCITTKELGTVMRSLGQNPTEAELQDMINEVDADGNGTIDFPEFLNLMARKMKDTDSEEELKEAFRVFDKDQNGFISAAELRHVMTNLGEKLTDEEVDEMIREADVDGDGQINYEEFVKVMMAK from the exons ATGGCCGATCAACTTACTGATGATCAGATCTCCGAGTTCAAGGAAGCTTTCAGCCTCTTTGACAAAGATGGCGACG GTTGTATCACTACCAAGGAGCTTGGGACTGTGATGAGGTCGTTGGGGCAGAACCCTACTGAGGCTGAGTTGCAGGACATGATCAATGAGGTCGATGCTGATGGTAACGGGACCATTGACTTTCCTGAGTTCCTAAATCTCATGGCCAGAAAGATGAAAGATACTGACTCTGAGGAGGAGCTGAAAGAGGCATTCCGTGTTTTTGACAAAGATCAGAACGGTTTCATTTCTGCTGCTGAGCTGCGCCATGTGATGACAAACCTTGGTGAGAAGCTAACTGATGAAGAGGTGGATGAGATGATTCGTGAAGCTGATGTTGATGGCGATGGCCAGATAAATTATGAGGAGTTTGTCAAGGTTATGATGGCGAAGTGA
- the LOC107423405 gene encoding calmodulin-7: MADQLTDDQISEFKEAFSLFDKDGDGCITTKELGTVMRSLGQNPTEAELQDMINEVDADGNGTIDFPEFLNLMARKMKDTDSEEELKEAFRVFDKDQNGFISAAELRHVMTNLGEKLTDEEVDEMIREADVDGDGQINYEEFVKVMMAK; encoded by the exons ATGGCCGATCAGCTCACGGACGACCAGATCTCCGAGTTCAAGGAAGCTTTCAGCCTCTTCGACAAAGATGGCGACG GTTGTATCACTACAAAGGAGCTTGGGACTGTGATGAGGTCACTGGGCCAGAACCCTACTGAGGCAGAGCTCCAGGACATGATTAACGAGGTTGATGCTGATGGTAATGGGACCATTGACTTTCCTGAATTCCTAAATCTCATGGCCAGAAAGATGAAAGATACCGACTCTGAGGAGGAGCTGAAAGAGGCATTCCGAGTTTTTGACAAAGATCAGAATGGGTTCATTTCTGCTGCGGAGCTGCGCCACGTGATGACCAATCTTGGTGAGAAGCTAACTGATGAAGAGGTGGATGAGATGATTCGTGAAGCTGATGTTGATGGCGATGGCCAGATAAATTATGAGGAGTTTGTCAAGGTGATGATGGCCAAGTGA